In Persicimonas caeni, a single window of DNA contains:
- a CDS encoding glycosyltransferase family 4 protein — MTESPAVEHIMMTTDTIGGVWTYVMELSRGLCGRGMHITLAAMGDEPSDEQLAEAEAIDGLEMFARPYALEWMQDPWEDLAEAAGWLSELAHRHRPELVHLNTLAHGGLAWDVPVLTVGHSCVLSWFEAVKGHPAPPEWDRYRDLVRDSFRASDMVAAPSASMMQTFQRHYGPLENTRVIYNGRNPEEFPPGDKEPCVMTAGRLWDEAKNVQAVAQAAKQIEWPVYVAGSQTHPDGGTVELEGVEQLGRLDSDELARWYGRSMIYALPARYEPFGLTALEAALAGNALVLGDIATLREIWGEAALFVDPEQPDQLAETINTLIADPERLEWLANRARSRALQFSVETKVDHYMELYGEMCPDSPAPYDEFPQPGGRA, encoded by the coding sequence ATGACCGAATCGCCCGCTGTCGAACATATTATGATGACCACCGACACCATCGGCGGGGTCTGGACCTACGTGATGGAACTCTCCCGCGGACTTTGCGGGCGGGGGATGCACATCACGCTGGCGGCCATGGGCGACGAGCCCTCCGACGAGCAGCTCGCCGAGGCCGAGGCGATCGATGGCCTCGAGATGTTCGCTCGACCCTACGCGCTCGAGTGGATGCAGGACCCGTGGGAAGACCTGGCCGAGGCGGCCGGCTGGCTCTCTGAGTTGGCCCACCGCCATCGTCCCGAGCTGGTGCACCTGAACACGCTCGCCCACGGCGGGCTTGCCTGGGATGTGCCGGTGCTCACCGTCGGTCATTCCTGCGTGCTCTCCTGGTTCGAGGCGGTCAAGGGGCATCCCGCTCCGCCCGAGTGGGACCGCTACCGCGATCTGGTGCGAGACTCGTTTCGGGCCTCCGATATGGTCGCGGCGCCCAGCGCGTCGATGATGCAGACCTTCCAGCGCCACTACGGTCCGCTGGAGAATACCCGCGTCATCTACAACGGCCGCAACCCCGAGGAGTTTCCGCCCGGCGACAAGGAGCCGTGCGTGATGACGGCCGGGCGATTGTGGGACGAGGCCAAAAACGTGCAGGCGGTCGCCCAGGCCGCCAAGCAAATCGAGTGGCCGGTCTATGTGGCCGGCAGTCAGACCCACCCGGACGGGGGAACCGTCGAACTCGAGGGCGTCGAGCAGCTCGGTCGGCTCGACTCCGACGAGCTCGCCCGCTGGTACGGCCGCTCTATGATCTACGCCTTGCCGGCTCGCTACGAGCCCTTCGGATTGACCGCGCTGGAGGCGGCGTTGGCGGGCAACGCGCTGGTGCTGGGCGATATCGCCACCTTGCGCGAGATCTGGGGCGAGGCCGCGCTCTTTGTCGACCCGGAGCAGCCCGACCAGCTCGCCGAGACAATCAACACACTCATCGCCGACCCGGAGCGCCTCGAGTGGCTCGCCAACCGCGCTCGAAGCCGCGCCTTGCAGTTCTCGGTCGAGACCAAGGTCGACCACTACATGGAGCTGTATGGCGAGATGTGCCCCGACAGCCCCGCTCCCTATGACGAGTTTCCGCAGCCCGGAGGCCGAGCCTGA
- a CDS encoding acyl-CoA dehydrogenase family protein: METPVSKPEARALIDHEQLLPIAPMVYVAWADGDLTSDEVRRIRQQAAEQDWLDESAKTVLRAWLDPEDPPSATQLTRLCRAINEAADELAAEQRLSLADLGVRIAKLDGPGEEPEWMNEHVHKALLDLEKGLGVVGEDATHALLHGLDRRAKERFHEAPARFDVEQMTRLLDGNWRDTWQKVREVLTSGGFDYAYELPKDEYRQQVFEWLQVLAEHGMGEMKPGGEEGVGPQMGRFMATFEALGMFDLSLVVKFGVQFGLFGGSILFLGTERHHEAYLEKVGSLELPGGFAMTELGHGSNVRDLRTTATYDADTGEFVIHTPDEYARKEWIGNAAVHAKMMTVFAQLEIGEDSYGVHAFLVPVRDDDGNTLEGVRIEDCGHKMGLNGVDNGRIWFDKVRVPRENLLDRYASVSAEGEYDSPIPSATKRFFTMLGTLVAGRISVGAAALTATKSALAIATRYGARRRQFGPAGEPEKPILNYRTHKRRLMPRIATAYGLHFAIDGLRELYIETRDQEDTREVEAMAAALKVFSTWNAIEAVQEARECCGGMGYLSENRIAPIRKDVDIFATFEGDNTVLMMLVARNHLSEYKQQFQDATPFTLARYLAKQASSVVQKRNPLVTRDTDKAHLRSSKFQRQIFRVREKDLLGSVARRLKARLDAGKDAFTAFNEVQDHLLSLSKATAERMVMESFADQIDTLEDGPLHDALSLLRDLYALEYIYRDIGWFLENGYIEPPKSRAIRDLLNELCEQAREQALPLVNAWGIPDEVLAAPIAFP; encoded by the coding sequence ATGGAAACCCCTGTCAGCAAGCCCGAAGCCCGTGCCCTCATCGACCACGAGCAGCTCCTCCCCATTGCGCCGATGGTCTACGTCGCCTGGGCCGACGGCGATTTGACCTCCGACGAGGTGCGACGCATTCGCCAACAGGCCGCCGAGCAAGATTGGCTCGACGAGTCGGCCAAGACGGTGCTGCGCGCGTGGCTCGACCCGGAGGACCCGCCCTCGGCGACCCAGCTCACGCGGCTGTGCAGGGCCATCAACGAGGCTGCCGACGAGCTTGCTGCCGAGCAGCGCCTGTCGCTGGCCGACCTCGGGGTGCGTATCGCCAAGCTCGATGGTCCCGGCGAAGAGCCCGAGTGGATGAACGAGCACGTCCACAAGGCCTTGCTCGACCTCGAAAAGGGGCTGGGCGTGGTCGGTGAGGACGCCACGCACGCGCTGCTGCACGGTCTCGACCGACGCGCGAAGGAGCGCTTTCACGAGGCGCCGGCGCGCTTCGACGTCGAGCAGATGACCCGGCTGCTCGACGGCAACTGGCGCGATACCTGGCAGAAGGTCCGCGAGGTGCTCACCTCCGGTGGGTTCGACTACGCCTACGAGCTTCCCAAAGACGAATACCGCCAGCAGGTCTTCGAGTGGCTCCAGGTGCTCGCCGAGCACGGCATGGGCGAGATGAAGCCGGGGGGCGAAGAGGGCGTGGGCCCGCAGATGGGCCGGTTCATGGCGACCTTCGAGGCGCTGGGGATGTTCGACCTGAGCCTCGTCGTCAAGTTCGGCGTGCAGTTTGGGCTATTCGGCGGGAGCATCTTGTTTTTGGGCACGGAGCGCCATCACGAGGCGTACCTCGAGAAGGTCGGCAGCTTGGAGCTTCCCGGCGGCTTTGCGATGACCGAGCTCGGCCACGGCTCGAACGTGCGCGACCTGCGCACCACGGCGACCTACGACGCCGACACAGGCGAGTTCGTCATTCACACACCCGACGAGTACGCTCGCAAGGAGTGGATCGGAAACGCGGCGGTGCACGCCAAGATGATGACCGTCTTCGCCCAGCTCGAAATCGGCGAGGATTCCTACGGGGTGCACGCCTTCTTGGTGCCCGTGCGCGACGACGACGGCAACACGCTCGAGGGCGTGCGCATCGAGGACTGCGGCCACAAGATGGGCCTCAACGGGGTCGACAACGGGCGTATCTGGTTCGATAAGGTGCGCGTGCCGCGTGAAAACCTGCTCGACCGCTACGCCAGCGTCTCGGCGGAGGGCGAGTACGACAGCCCGATTCCGAGCGCCACCAAGCGCTTCTTTACGATGCTCGGCACGCTCGTCGCCGGGCGCATCAGCGTGGGCGCCGCGGCGCTGACGGCGACGAAGTCCGCGCTCGCCATCGCCACGCGCTACGGCGCGAGGCGGCGACAATTCGGCCCGGCCGGCGAGCCCGAAAAGCCGATCCTCAACTACCGCACCCACAAGCGCCGGCTGATGCCGCGCATCGCCACCGCCTACGGGCTGCACTTTGCCATCGACGGACTGCGCGAGCTGTATATCGAGACGCGCGACCAGGAAGACACCCGTGAGGTCGAGGCGATGGCCGCCGCGCTCAAAGTCTTCAGCACGTGGAACGCCATCGAAGCGGTGCAAGAGGCGCGCGAGTGCTGCGGCGGCATGGGATACCTGAGCGAGAATCGCATCGCGCCCATCCGCAAGGACGTCGATATCTTCGCAACCTTCGAGGGCGACAACACCGTGCTGATGATGCTCGTCGCCCGCAATCACCTGAGTGAGTACAAGCAGCAATTCCAAGACGCCACGCCCTTTACGCTGGCGCGTTATCTGGCCAAGCAGGCGAGCTCGGTGGTCCAGAAGCGAAACCCGTTGGTCACCCGGGACACCGACAAGGCCCACCTTCGAAGCTCGAAGTTCCAGCGTCAGATCTTTCGGGTGCGCGAGAAGGACCTGCTCGGCTCGGTCGCGCGCCGACTCAAGGCGCGGCTCGACGCGGGCAAAGACGCGTTCACCGCGTTCAACGAAGTCCAAGACCACCTGTTGTCGCTGTCGAAAGCGACCGCCGAGCGCATGGTCATGGAGAGCTTCGCCGACCAGATCGACACCCTCGAAGACGGCCCGCTGCACGACGCCCTGTCGCTGCTTCGCGACCTCTACGCCCTCGAGTATATCTACCGCGACATCGGCTGGTTCCTCGAGAACGGCTACATCGAGCCGCCCAAGTCGCGCGCCATCCGCGACCTGCTGAACGAGCTGTGCGAGCAGGCCCGCGAGCAAGCCTTGCCGCTGGTCAACGCCTGGGGGATTCCCGACGAGGTGCTGGCCGCGCCTATAGCCTTTCCTTGA
- a CDS encoding NAD-dependent epimerase/dehydratase family protein, which yields MSKQILITGGAGFIGSHLADELLDHGHAVRVLDNFSEQVHGGRQPDYMDERVEILEGDVRDRAAVEQALEGVDVVYHFAAAVGVGQSMYEIEQYTSVNNVGTGVLLEALIDRPVERLVVASSMSLYGEGLYKSPGGTVRQDVSRSADQLAEGQWELHDEEGRKLEPIPTPEDKQPALASIYALSKYDQEQMCLMIGKAYDIEAVALRFFNVYGPRQALSNPYTGVLAIFGSRYLNDKPPLIFEDGLQRRDFVHVSDVVRGCRLAMERDEAVGEVFNIGSGESFTVRQVADEMGRAMGKEHLEPKVTGEYRVGDIRHCFADISKAREQLGYEPQMSFERGLDELAEWMTRQTAEDHVDQMHEELSARGLTVGR from the coding sequence ATGTCCAAACAGATCTTGATCACAGGCGGAGCCGGGTTCATCGGCTCGCACCTCGCCGACGAATTGCTCGACCACGGCCACGCGGTGCGCGTGCTCGACAACTTCAGCGAACAGGTCCATGGGGGGAGACAGCCCGATTATATGGACGAGCGCGTCGAGATCCTCGAGGGCGATGTGCGCGACCGCGCTGCGGTCGAGCAGGCCCTCGAGGGGGTCGATGTGGTCTACCACTTCGCTGCCGCGGTGGGCGTGGGCCAGTCGATGTACGAAATCGAGCAGTACACCTCGGTCAACAACGTGGGCACGGGCGTGTTGCTCGAGGCTCTGATCGACCGGCCTGTAGAGCGGTTGGTGGTCGCCTCGAGCATGAGCCTTTACGGCGAAGGACTCTACAAGAGCCCGGGCGGCACGGTGCGCCAAGACGTGAGCCGAAGCGCCGACCAACTCGCCGAGGGGCAGTGGGAGTTGCACGATGAGGAGGGCCGCAAGCTCGAGCCCATTCCCACGCCCGAAGACAAGCAGCCGGCGCTGGCCTCCATCTACGCGCTGTCGAAGTACGACCAAGAGCAGATGTGCCTGATGATCGGCAAGGCCTACGACATCGAGGCGGTCGCGCTTCGCTTCTTCAACGTCTACGGACCTCGCCAGGCGCTGTCGAACCCCTACACCGGGGTGTTGGCCATTTTCGGGTCGCGCTATCTCAACGACAAGCCACCGCTGATCTTCGAAGACGGCCTCCAGCGCCGCGATTTCGTGCACGTCTCCGACGTCGTCCGCGGGTGTCGCCTGGCCATGGAGCGCGACGAGGCGGTCGGCGAGGTCTTCAACATCGGCAGCGGCGAGTCGTTCACCGTGCGCCAGGTCGCCGACGAGATGGGCCGGGCGATGGGCAAAGAGCATCTCGAGCCCAAGGTCACCGGGGAGTATCGCGTGGGCGACATCCGACACTGCTTTGCCGACATCTCCAAGGCGCGCGAGCAGTTGGGCTACGAGCCGCAAATGAGCTTCGAGCGCGGCCTCGACGAACTCGCCGAGTGGATGACCCGCCAGACCGCCGAGGACCACGTCGACCAGATGCACGAAGAGTTGTCGGCGCGCGGCCTGACGGTCGGACGCTAA
- a CDS encoding CgeB family protein — MRIVLFYHSLISDWNHGNAHFLRGVVTELLQAGHDVTVFEPLGGWSLDNLLEEHGDHARLAFHDAYPKLQSEFYEPERLDLDRALDGADLVIVHEWNDHDVVARIGQYRHSSGDFRLLFHDTHHRSVSQPEEMQAYDLRHYDGVLAFGEVISEIYRERDWAERVWTWHEAADARKFRPLEADRTDGELVWIGNWGDDERTDELQTFVFEPVDELGLDATVHGVRYPDEAVERLERAGLDYRGWLPNFEVPRAFSRHRLTVHVPRQFYVTSLPGIPTIRPFEAMACGIPLVCSPWEDAEGLFRRGHDHLVAHDKAEMKETIRALCHDDDMVAELARNGRETILERHTCAHRVEELMEVCRELGMDAPERDDARLSPPRA, encoded by the coding sequence ATGCGCATCGTACTCTTCTACCATTCGCTGATTTCCGACTGGAATCACGGCAACGCACACTTTCTGCGCGGGGTGGTCACCGAGCTCTTGCAGGCCGGCCACGACGTGACCGTGTTCGAGCCGCTGGGCGGTTGGAGCCTGGATAACCTGCTCGAGGAGCACGGCGACCACGCTCGTCTGGCATTTCACGACGCCTATCCGAAGCTGCAAAGTGAGTTCTACGAGCCCGAACGCCTCGACCTCGACCGCGCGCTCGACGGGGCCGACCTGGTGATCGTCCACGAGTGGAACGATCACGATGTGGTCGCGCGCATCGGCCAGTACCGGCACAGCAGCGGCGACTTTCGCCTGCTCTTCCACGACACCCACCACCGCTCGGTCAGCCAACCCGAGGAGATGCAGGCCTATGACCTGCGCCATTACGACGGCGTGCTCGCCTTCGGTGAGGTGATCAGCGAGATCTACCGGGAGCGCGACTGGGCCGAGCGGGTCTGGACGTGGCACGAAGCGGCCGACGCGCGCAAATTTCGCCCACTGGAGGCCGACCGCACCGACGGCGAGTTGGTCTGGATTGGCAACTGGGGAGACGACGAGCGCACCGACGAGTTGCAGACGTTTGTGTTCGAGCCGGTCGACGAGCTCGGCCTCGACGCGACCGTCCACGGGGTGCGCTATCCCGACGAGGCGGTCGAAAGACTCGAGCGCGCCGGGCTCGACTACCGTGGGTGGCTGCCCAATTTCGAGGTGCCGCGTGCGTTTTCGCGCCACCGGCTCACAGTGCACGTGCCGCGCCAATTCTACGTCACCTCGCTGCCGGGCATCCCGACGATTCGCCCCTTCGAGGCGATGGCGTGCGGCATCCCGCTGGTCTGCTCGCCGTGGGAGGACGCCGAGGGGTTGTTCCGCCGCGGCCACGACCACCTGGTGGCCCACGACAAAGCAGAGATGAAAGAGACGATCCGCGCGCTTTGCCACGACGACGACATGGTCGCCGAGCTGGCGCGAAACGGACGCGAGACAATCCTGGAGCGACACACTTGCGCGCACCGCGTCGAGGAGCTGATGGAGGTCTGCCGGGAACTCGGCATGGACGCTCCCGAACGCGACGACGCGCGCCTGTCACCGCCCCGAGCGTAA
- a CDS encoding SDR family oxidoreductase yields the protein MSHRRALVTGGASGIGLAVVERLLDAGARVAAVDLRPVPVEHHNLLCLEADITDGDQVDACFKRVVEHFEGLDILVSNAGIGIHERLDEGDPDKWQRVVETNLVGAMRCVRAFVPLLDREKGPGGPRDVVIVSSVADQKPYSYGGTYAASKAGLSAMAETLRLELLPQVRVTTVRPGMVDTSFFEHSVHASSPTPQEVGFTAVPAGEVAEAIFFALTRPQSVAINELVIRPADQPF from the coding sequence ATGTCCCACAGACGGGCGCTGGTGACGGGTGGCGCCTCCGGCATCGGCCTGGCCGTCGTCGAGCGGCTGCTCGACGCCGGCGCCCGGGTCGCCGCCGTCGACCTTCGCCCGGTGCCCGTCGAGCACCACAACCTGCTCTGCCTCGAAGCCGACATTACCGACGGCGACCAGGTCGATGCGTGCTTCAAGCGTGTCGTCGAGCACTTCGAAGGCCTCGACATTCTGGTGTCGAACGCCGGCATTGGCATCCACGAGCGTCTCGACGAGGGCGACCCGGACAAGTGGCAACGCGTGGTCGAGACGAACCTCGTCGGCGCGATGCGCTGCGTGCGCGCCTTCGTGCCGCTGCTCGATCGCGAAAAGGGGCCGGGCGGGCCGCGCGACGTGGTCATCGTGTCGTCGGTGGCCGACCAGAAGCCGTACAGCTACGGCGGCACCTACGCGGCCAGCAAGGCGGGCCTGAGCGCGATGGCCGAGACGCTTCGGCTCGAGTTGCTCCCCCAGGTGCGCGTGACCACGGTGCGCCCGGGGATGGTCGATACCTCCTTTTTCGAGCATTCCGTGCACGCTTCGTCGCCGACGCCGCAGGAGGTTGGCTTTACGGCGGTACCCGCAGGCGAAGTCGCCGAGGCTATCTTCTTTGCGCTCACCCGGCCGCAGAGCGTGGCCATCAACGAACTGGTGATTCGACCGGCTGACCAACCGTTTTAG
- a CDS encoding NAD-dependent epimerase/dehydratase family protein, producing MSQSPDDAPTQSKQVFGVLEWFHFEDYDFVEQTIADLRRLGVDHLRTGISWADWMRDGGEEWIDWLFERLTREDFDLLPCFLYTPPSEGEVERTSSPPRNLKAYADFLDEMLSRYGEHFEYVELWNEPNNFAEWDFRRDPEFTKFAEMIIMAANWAQKQGKKTVLGGMSPIDPGWLEHIIGLGVLDYIDVLGVHGFPGTWEKNWSSWQEQIGEVHNVLDRYDYDLPIWITEAGYSTRNHSDFQQLEVFLDALDAPAERMYWYGMYDLPNERSSILGFHLDEREYHCGLKRDDGRAKLLFRLLCDGGEQTVREVSSWPTVDKPAPDDAALITGGAGFIGSNLAYELLSQGRDVVIYDSLSRPGVESNLGWLKDNFEDNLWVVLADLRDRHALHLAMEGVSEVFHFAGQTAVTTSLDDPVDDFTANARATLNLLEEIRASDHSPSLVFTSTNKVYGNLADVELVEEQTRYEPANSEVRERGIGEDRRLQLCSPYGCSKGAADQYVLDYAKTFGIDACVFRMSCIYGPRQFGTEDQGWIAHFLIRALEDDQITIYGDGKQVRDVLFVEDLVDAFLRTRDHMDELSGRAFNIGGGPDNTMSLLELLDLIVDVDGRSPKVEFDEWRPGDQRFYVSDISAFREATGWQPKVRRRRGVERLYDWLVEFRGRQSRSQPIPALEYASASPEALSGVRSEGTR from the coding sequence ATGAGTCAATCACCAGATGATGCACCAACACAGTCGAAGCAAGTCTTCGGCGTGCTGGAATGGTTTCATTTCGAGGATTATGACTTTGTCGAGCAGACCATCGCCGACCTGCGGCGGCTCGGAGTCGACCATCTGCGCACAGGCATCTCCTGGGCCGACTGGATGCGTGATGGGGGCGAAGAGTGGATCGACTGGTTATTCGAGCGGCTCACTCGAGAGGATTTCGACCTGCTGCCGTGTTTTCTGTACACCCCGCCCTCCGAAGGCGAGGTCGAGCGCACCTCCTCGCCGCCGCGCAACCTGAAGGCCTATGCCGACTTCCTCGACGAGATGCTCTCGCGCTACGGCGAGCATTTCGAGTACGTCGAGCTGTGGAACGAGCCCAATAACTTCGCCGAGTGGGACTTTCGCAGAGACCCGGAGTTCACCAAGTTCGCCGAGATGATCATCATGGCGGCGAACTGGGCCCAAAAGCAGGGTAAAAAGACGGTGCTCGGCGGCATGAGCCCCATCGACCCGGGGTGGCTCGAGCACATCATCGGCCTGGGCGTGCTCGATTATATCGACGTGCTCGGGGTGCACGGGTTTCCGGGCACGTGGGAGAAGAACTGGTCGAGCTGGCAAGAGCAGATCGGCGAGGTCCATAACGTCCTCGACCGCTACGATTACGACCTTCCCATCTGGATCACCGAGGCGGGTTACTCGACGCGAAACCACAGCGACTTCCAGCAGCTCGAGGTCTTCCTGGACGCCCTCGATGCGCCCGCCGAGCGCATGTACTGGTACGGGATGTACGACCTGCCGAACGAGCGCTCCTCGATTCTGGGCTTCCACCTCGACGAGCGCGAGTACCACTGCGGTCTCAAACGCGATGACGGGCGTGCGAAGCTGTTGTTTCGGCTGTTGTGCGATGGTGGAGAACAAACCGTGCGCGAGGTCTCGAGTTGGCCGACGGTCGACAAGCCCGCCCCCGACGACGCCGCGCTGATCACCGGCGGGGCGGGGTTCATCGGGTCGAACTTGGCTTACGAGCTTCTGTCTCAGGGCCGCGATGTCGTCATCTATGACAGCTTGAGCCGCCCCGGCGTCGAGTCCAACCTTGGCTGGCTCAAAGACAACTTCGAGGACAACCTGTGGGTCGTGCTCGCCGATTTGCGCGACCGCCACGCGTTGCATCTGGCCATGGAGGGCGTCAGTGAGGTGTTTCACTTCGCCGGCCAGACGGCGGTGACCACCAGCCTCGACGACCCCGTCGACGACTTCACCGCCAATGCGCGTGCCACGCTCAATTTGCTCGAGGAGATTCGCGCCAGCGATCACTCACCGAGCCTGGTGTTCACGTCGACCAACAAGGTCTACGGCAATCTGGCCGACGTCGAGTTGGTCGAAGAGCAGACGCGCTACGAGCCGGCGAACTCGGAGGTGCGCGAGCGAGGTATCGGCGAAGACCGCCGCCTGCAGCTGTGCAGCCCCTACGGATGCTCGAAGGGCGCCGCTGACCAGTACGTGCTCGACTACGCCAAGACCTTTGGCATCGACGCCTGCGTGTTTCGGATGAGCTGCATTTATGGGCCGCGGCAATTCGGCACTGAGGACCAGGGCTGGATCGCCCACTTCCTGATCCGCGCGCTCGAAGACGACCAGATCACCATCTACGGCGACGGCAAGCAGGTGCGCGACGTGCTCTTCGTCGAAGACCTCGTCGACGCGTTTTTGCGTACCCGCGACCACATGGACGAGCTGTCGGGCCGCGCGTTCAATATCGGCGGCGGACCCGACAACACGATGAGCCTGCTGGAGCTTCTGGACCTGATCGTCGACGTCGACGGGCGCTCCCCGAAGGTAGAGTTCGACGAATGGCGCCCGGGTGACCAGCGCTTCTACGTCTCGGATATCTCGGCCTTTCGCGAGGCGACCGGTTGGCAGCCGAAGGTCAGGCGGCGCCGCGGCGTCGAGCGCCTCTACGATTGGCTCGTGGAGTTTCGCGGCCGCCAGAGTCGCAGCCAACCTATCCCAGCGCTCGAATATGCGAGTGCGTCGCCCGAAGCACTGTCGGGCGTTCGCTCGGAGGGAACGCGATGA
- a CDS encoding MDR/zinc-dependent alcohol dehydrogenase-like family protein: MPTNDTMKVAVLAEPGHFRLEEKPKPEPGPNQVLLELEGCGVCASNIPPFEGREWFDYPFEPGQPGHEGWGVVEAVGESVTDFEPGDRVAALTYNAYATYDLADASACVKLPEELDGVPFPGEPLGCAMNIFRRSDIEEGQTVAIIGVGFLGSLMCALASDAGARVIAISRREISRDFGERFGAWKTIPMEDHQGIIDEVEKLTEGDLCDRVIECVGKQWPLDLAAELTRVRGRLVIAGYHQDGARQVDMQMWNWRGLDVVNAHERDQKMYVQGMRDAVDAVQNGRLDPTPLFTHEFALDEMNEALQAAKERPDGFMKALINTREVRNA; this comes from the coding sequence ATGCCGACGAACGACACTATGAAGGTGGCCGTGCTCGCCGAGCCCGGCCATTTTCGTCTCGAAGAGAAGCCAAAACCCGAGCCTGGTCCCAACCAAGTCCTGTTGGAGTTGGAGGGCTGCGGGGTTTGTGCGTCCAATATCCCGCCCTTCGAGGGCCGGGAGTGGTTCGACTACCCGTTCGAGCCCGGCCAGCCCGGCCACGAGGGCTGGGGTGTGGTCGAGGCCGTGGGCGAGTCGGTGACCGACTTCGAGCCCGGCGACCGCGTCGCCGCGCTCACCTACAACGCTTATGCAACCTATGATTTGGCCGACGCCTCGGCGTGCGTGAAGCTGCCCGAGGAGCTCGACGGGGTGCCGTTTCCCGGCGAGCCGCTCGGATGCGCGATGAATATCTTTCGGCGCTCCGACATCGAGGAGGGGCAGACCGTGGCCATCATCGGCGTCGGATTCTTGGGCTCGCTGATGTGTGCGCTCGCCTCCGACGCTGGAGCGCGGGTCATCGCAATCAGCCGGCGTGAGATCTCGCGGGACTTCGGCGAGCGCTTCGGCGCCTGGAAGACCATCCCGATGGAAGACCACCAGGGGATCATCGACGAGGTCGAGAAGCTGACCGAGGGCGACCTGTGCGACCGGGTCATCGAGTGTGTCGGCAAGCAGTGGCCGCTCGATTTGGCCGCCGAGCTCACCCGCGTGCGCGGCCGGCTCGTCATCGCCGGCTACCACCAGGACGGCGCCCGCCAGGTGGACATGCAGATGTGGAACTGGCGCGGCCTCGACGTGGTCAACGCCCACGAGCGTGACCAGAAGATGTACGTGCAGGGGATGCGCGACGCCGTCGACGCCGTCCAGAACGGCCGTCTCGACCCGACGCCGCTCTTTACCCACGAGTTCGCCCTCGACGAGATGAACGAGGCGCTGCAGGCCGCCAAGGAGCGCCCCGACGGGTTCATGAAAGCGCTCATCAACACCCGGGAGGTGCGCAATGCCTGA
- a CDS encoding Gfo/Idh/MocA family protein, with translation MPDQNSTSNEKPQNKKPRIGCLGVGWIGRHRMERVIDSGAAEVVAVCDPNKEAIDEALEAAPNAEVAGSLDWMLGMDLDAVMIATPSAMHAEQAIRALNADKAVFCQKPLARNAEETHRVVSAAKEVDRLLGVDFSYRHTEAMQQIAPLIESGELGDIYAVDLVFHNAYGPDKDWFYDVERAGGGCLIDLGIHLVDLAMWALDWPEVTGVQGCCMADGKPLDPQSPQVEDYATACVNLGDSVVDLSCSWRLSAGRDCVIEAAFYGTEGGAKLRNVDGSFYDFVAERYDGTSTEVLCEPPDAWGGRAASAWAEQLAEDGSYDPTIEKAVEVAKVVDRIYGR, from the coding sequence ATGCCTGACCAAAACTCCACGTCGAACGAGAAACCCCAGAATAAGAAACCAAGGATCGGATGCCTGGGCGTCGGCTGGATCGGGCGCCACCGCATGGAGCGGGTCATCGACAGCGGCGCGGCCGAGGTCGTTGCCGTGTGCGACCCGAACAAAGAGGCGATCGACGAGGCCCTGGAGGCCGCGCCGAACGCCGAGGTCGCCGGTTCGCTCGATTGGATGCTCGGCATGGACCTGGACGCGGTGATGATCGCCACGCCCAGTGCCATGCACGCCGAGCAGGCGATCCGGGCGCTCAACGCCGACAAAGCCGTCTTCTGCCAAAAGCCGCTCGCCCGCAATGCCGAGGAGACCCACCGGGTCGTCTCGGCCGCCAAGGAGGTCGACCGGCTGTTGGGCGTCGACTTTTCGTACCGCCACACCGAGGCGATGCAGCAGATCGCGCCGCTCATCGAAAGCGGCGAGCTGGGCGACATCTACGCCGTCGACCTCGTCTTTCACAACGCCTACGGGCCCGACAAGGACTGGTTCTACGACGTCGAGCGTGCCGGCGGAGGTTGCCTCATCGACCTGGGCATTCACCTGGTCGACCTGGCGATGTGGGCGCTCGACTGGCCGGAGGTCACCGGCGTGCAGGGCTGCTGCATGGCCGATGGGAAGCCCCTCGACCCGCAGAGCCCGCAGGTTGAGGACTACGCCACCGCCTGCGTCAACCTGGGCGACTCGGTCGTCGACTTGTCGTGCTCGTGGCGGCTCTCCGCCGGGCGCGACTGCGTCATCGAGGCGGCGTTCTACGGCACCGAAGGCGGCGCAAAGCTGCGAAATGTCGACGGGTCGTTCTACGACTTCGTCGCCGAGCGATACGATGGCACCTCCACCGAGGTGCTGTGTGAGCCACCCGACGCCTGGGGCGGCCGCGCCGCGAGCGCCTGGGCCGAGCAATTGGCCGAGGACGGCAGCTACGATCCGACCATCGAGAAGGCCGTCGAGGTCGCCAAGGTCGTCGACCGTATCTACGGGCGTTGA